One genomic segment of Brassica napus cultivar Da-Ae chromosome A3, Da-Ae, whole genome shotgun sequence includes these proteins:
- the LOC106430832 gene encoding ankyrin-2-like: MTVFSGKVVPMDYEAEVSQRLLDAILDGDTKTASDYISDPLVDVNFVGAVSLKTRRSEVVLRDESASDVRVEYEEFKTDVTALFLAVNFGNVTLVKSLLNIGADVNQKLFRGFATTVAVREGHFEVLEILLKAGASQPACEEALMGASYHGRPRLAELLMRTDLIRPQVAVHALAIACCRGFVDVVGTLLKCGVNANSTDRLLLQSSKPSLYTNVDCTALVAAIVNRQVSTVRLLLQAGVKTDIMVRLGAWSWDTNTGEEFRVGAGVAEPYPLTWCAVEFFETSGDILRLLLKVQSPNTPHNGRTLLHHAVLCGSQAAVRVLLNCGADPETPIRTSRGVELRPIHIAARYGSVEIIQELVGFGCDINSKTGDEDTALLISERGKHSECVKVLALAGADFGLVNKFGHSVVSVAESSKWRLGLERVVLELIRFGVVPYSSNASVFSPLLYVAKAGDSEALKTLVKAQGVFIDYQDEEGFSAAMLAAMNGHVEAFRVLVYAGADVKLVSKSGETVVSLSEKNGYLDMIEKVMLEFALEKDNRNMAGGFYALHCAARRGDVKAVELLSGKGYGLDVPDGDGYTPLMFAAIEGHGKMCEFLISRGANCNAKNGRGKTLLDLAVGDAEKVIRNELSRRFVVKGSTVMKHTKGGRGKKHVKGLKMLESGVLSWGKSGKRNVVCKEVEMGMSQRFRRNRKGKGDAVEEEEGTFRVVTTANKEVHFVCEGGLVGAEMWVRGIRLVTREAICG; encoded by the exons ATGACGGTTTTCTCCGGTAAAGTCGTTCCGATGGATTACGAGGCAGAGGTCTCACAGCGTCTTCTCGACGCCATCCTCGACGGAGACACCAAAACGGCGTCGGATTACATCTCCGATCCGCTCGTCGACGTGAACTTCGTCGGCGCCGTCAGCTTGAAGACGAGGAGGAGCGAGGTCGTGCTCCGCGACGAATCGGCGAGCGATGTCCGAGTGGAGTACGAGGAATTCAAAACCGACGTGACGGCGCTGTTCCTCGCCGTTAATTTCGGAAACGTGACTCTCGTGAAGAGCTTACTG AACATTGGAGCTGATGTGAACCAGAAGCTCTTTAGGGGATTTGCAACGACCGTAGCTGTAAGGGAAGGTCATTTCGAGGTGCTTGAGATTCTACTCAAAGCCGGTGCTTCTCAGCCCGCTTGTGAGGAAGCTCTAATGGGAGCGAGCTATCACGGACGCCCCCGGCTCGCTGAGCTGCTTATGAGAACTGATCTTATCCGGCCTCAGGTCGCTGTGCACGCTTTAGCCATTGCTTGTTGCAGAGGTTTTGTGGACGTTGTAGGGACCTTGCTGAAA TGCGGTGTAAATGCTAATTCAACGGATAGGCTTCTGCTTCAATCCTCAAAACCTTCTCTATACACAAACGTGGACTGTACAGCTCTTGTCGCTGCCATTGTCAACAGGCAGGTCTCCACCGTCCGCTTGCTACTTCAG GCTGGTGTGAAGACAGATATCATGGTGAGGCTTGGAGCTTGGTCATGGGACACTAACACTGGAGAAGAGTTCCGTGTGGGAGCTGGAGTGGCTGAACCCTACCCTTTGACCTGGTGTGCTGTCGAATTCTTTGAAACCAGCGGTGACATATTGCGTCTACTTCTCAAAGTCCAATCTCCAAACACTCCTCACAACGGTCGGACTCTGCTCCACCATGCCGTCCTCTGCGGTAGCCAGGCAGCCGTCAGAGTCCTCCTCAACTGTGGTGCCGATCCAGAAACTCCTATTAGAACTTCACGAGGGGTTGAACTCCGACCGATTCATATTGCTGCACGTTACGGATCAGTGGAGATCATACAAGAGCTTGTTGGCTTTGGCTGCGATATAAACTCAAAGACTGGTGACGAGGACACAGCTCTTCTGATCTCAGAAAGAGGCAAACATTCAGAGTGCGTGAAGGTACTAGCCTTAGCTGGTGCTGACTTCGGCTTAGTGAACAAGTTTGGCCACTCTGTTGTTTCGGTTGCGGAGTCAAGCAAGTGGCGTCTCGGATTAGAACGAGTAGTTCTTGAACTGATCCGGTTTGGTGTGGTTCCATATTCAAGCAACGCTTCGGTCTTCTCTCCTTTGCTGTACGTAGCTAAAGCAGGAGACTCCGAAGCGCTTAAAACGCTTGTAAAAGCTCAGGGAGTCTTCATAGATTATCAAGACGAGGAAGGCTTCTCGGCTGCAATGCTAGCTGCGATGAACGGCCACGTTGAAGCATTCAGAGTCTTGGTCTACGCAGGCGCAGACGTGAAGCTGGTCAGCAAATCCGGAGAGACAGTGGTCTCTCTGTCCGAGAAGAACGGGTATCTTGACATGATCGAGAAAGTGATGCTCGAGTTTGCTCTGGAGAAGGACAACAGGAACATGGCGGGAGGGTTCTACGCTCTACACTGTGCTGCAAGGCGCGGAGACGTCAAAGCTGTGGAGCTTTTGAGTGGGAAAGGATACGGTCTGGACGTCCCTGATGGAGACGGGTACACTCCTTTGATGTTTGCGGCTATAGAAGgacatgggaagatgtgtgagTTCCTAATCTCCCGTGGCGCAAACTGCAATGCTAAGAATGGGAGAGGGAAGACGTTGTTGGATCTCGCGGTTGGTGATGCTGAGAAGGTGATACGTAATGAGTTGTCTCGGAGGTTTGTGGTAAAGGGAAGCACTGTGATGAAACACACCAAGGGAGGGAGAGGTAAGAAGCATGTGAAGGGATTGAAGATGTTGGAGTCAGGAGTACTAAGCTGGGGGAAGTCTGGAAAGAGAAATGTGGTGTGCAAGGAAGTAGAGATGGGGATGAGCCAGCGGTTCAGGAGGAACCGCAAGGGGAAAGGCGATGCggtggaggaggaagaagggACTTTCCGGGTGGTGACTACGGCGAACAAAGAAGTTCATTTTGTGTGTGAAGGTGGTTTGGTGGGTGCAGAGATGTGGGTGAGGGGAATAAGACTAGTGACAAGAGAGGCTATTTGTGGTTGA
- the LOC106430841 gene encoding phosducin-like protein 3, which translates to MADYHFVYKDVEGTSTQWDDIQRKLGNLPAKAPAFKPPAYTPEQDESSAPKDQAWFDKKTEEELEDLEDDKDLDDDRFLEEYRKKRLTELREAAKVKRYGSVTPISSSDFMREVTQASAEDWVVVCLYKDGFAECGLLLGCLDELSSRYPATKFVKIISTDCIPNYPDCNLPTLVVYRHGAVKGTHVGLKSVGRRCTPESVALVLCQSEPVLNDGKSGDDDSSREAVMAGVRRQFIERVVKDHEDKDNDDDGYNSD; encoded by the exons ATGGCGGATTATCATTTTGTCTACAAGGACGTCGAAGGAACGTCGACGCAATGGGACGATATCCAGCGGAAGCTGGGGAATCTCCCGGCGAAGGCTCCGGCTTTCAAACCTCCGGCGTATACTCCGGAACAAGACGAGTCTTCAGCTCCAAAGGACCAAGCTTGGTTCGATAAGAAAACAGAGGAGGAGCTCGAGGATCTTGAGGACGACAAAGATCTCGACGATGATCGCTTCCTCGAAGAATACAG GAAGAAGAGGTTGACAGAGCTGAGAGAAGCTGCTAAAGTTAAAAGGTATGGATCAGTGACTCCCATCTCAAGCTCTGATTTCATGCGGGAGGTTACACAAGCTTCTGCTGAAGACTGGGTTGTTGTATGTCTCTACAAAGATGg TTTTGCGGAGTGTGGTTTGCTATTGGGTTGTTTGGACGAATTGTCTAGCAGATACCCGGCAACGAAGTTTGTTAAGATTATATCCACTGATTGTATTCCTAACTACCCTGATTGCAATCTTCCTACCTTGGTCGTGTACCGTCATGGTGCTGTTAAAGGAACACATGTAGGGTTGAAGAGTGTTGGCCGTAGGTGCACCCCTGAGA GTGTAGCCTTAGTTTTGTGTCAGTCGGAGCCGGTTCTTAACGATGGTAAAAGTGGAGATGATGACTCCTCAAGGGAGGCTGTGATGGCTGGAGTACGAAGACAGTTCATAGAACGAGTGGTAAAAGACCATGAAGATAAGGATAACGATGATGATGGTTACAATAGCGATTAG